A genomic stretch from Anopheles nili chromosome X, idAnoNiliSN_F5_01, whole genome shotgun sequence includes:
- the LOC128728424 gene encoding paired box protein Pax-6 has protein sequence MHPPAAAGPLATMQIQSNIQSVNSIFGCNSSGHSGINQLGGVYVNGRPLPDSTRQKIVELAHSGARPCDISRILQVSNGCVSKILGRYYETGSIKPRAIGGSKPRVATAAVVSKIAEYKAECPSIFAWEIRDRLLSEGTCNNDNIPSVSSINRVLRNLASNKETSSQSNETVYEKIKLFNNTSGHWTWCQNIGSGQFNFSSHPIPHLSLKASTEQPSKPANCCLEEMSDKYSSEDDEDSELRLKLKRKLQRNRTSFTNEQIENLERAEFERTHYPDVFARERLSERIQLPEARIQVIWYYWVYMQVNYDPLNRLVTDSKSPNVC, from the exons ATGCATCCGCCAGCCGCGG CTGGACCGCTTGCAACGATGCAAATCCAGAGCAACATACAGAGCGTCAACTCGATTTTCGGCTGCAATTCGTCCGGCCACAGCGGCATCAACCAGCTCGGCGGCGTGTACGTAAACGGGCGGCCTCTGCCGGACTCGACGCGGCAAAAGATCGTCGAGCTGGCGCACTCCGGTGCCCGGCCGTGTGACATCTCACGCATCCTGCAGGTGTCGAACGGGTGCGTCAGTAAAATACTTGGCCGGTACTACGAGACGGGTTCGATCAAGCCACGAGCGATTGGTGGCAGCAAACCGCGAGTCGCAACAGCCGCAGTCGTATCGAAGATTGCGGAGTATAAGGCGGAGTGTCCTAGTATTTTCGCGTGGGAGATACGGGATCGCCTGCTGTCGGAAGGCACCTGCAACAACGATAACATCCCGAGC GTATCGTCGATCAATCGCGTACTGCGCAACTTGGCCTCCAACAAGGAGACGTCGTCGCAGAGCAATGAGACGGTGTACGAGAAGATCAAGCTATTCAACAACACCAGCGGTCACTGGACCTGGTGCCAGAACATCGGTAGTGGCCAGTTCAACTTCTCCTCTCATCCCATCCCCCATCTATCGCTGAAAGCCTCCACCGAGCAACCATCCAAGCCAG CCAACTGCTGCCTGGAGGAGATGAGCGACAAGTACTCTTCGGAAGACGACGAAGACTCCGAGCTGCGACTGAAGCTGAAGCGGAAGCTGCAGCGCAACCGCACCTCGTTCACGAACGAGCAGATCGAGAATCTAGAAAGAG CAGAATTTGAGCGCACTCACTACCCGGACGTATTTGCCCGAGAGCGACTGTCGGAGCGGATCCAGCTGCCAGAGGCACGCATACAGGTAATTTGGTACTACTGGGTGTACATGCAGGTAAATTACGATCCCTTGAACCGACTGGTAACCGATAGCAAATCCCCAAATGTGTGTTGA
- the LOC128728842 gene encoding nuclear factor 1: MHRSVTMDSKAAINKGNFLSQQEDFHPFIEALLPYVKSFSYTWFNLQAAKRRYLKKHEKKMTHNEENKCKRDFQNENPETKQKWAARLLGKLRKDITHDSRENFVHCISKKKTSMCILSNPDQKGKMRRIDCLRQADKVWRLDLVMVILFKAIPLESTDGERLEKACFCTSPSLCINPYHIQVLIKELDLYLANFIKCFSDEENQSEKSHNSSRKFSKTGSSNKVYSYDFIAPTGVFTSSELWSITQARRGDFLGFLFRRFFSL, from the exons ATGCACAG ATCTGTTACGATGGACTCGAAGGCAGCGATCAACAAGGGCAATTTTCTCTCGCAG CAGGAAGATTTCCACCCGTTCATCGAGGCGCTATTGCCGTACGTGAAGTCCTTCAGCTATACCTGGTTCAATCTGCAAGCAGCCAAGCGGCGGTACCTCAAAAAGCACGAGAAAAAGATGACACACAACGAGGAGAACAAGTGCAAGCGCGACTTTCAG AATGAAAACCcggaaacgaagcaaaagtgGGCCGCCCGTCTACTCGGCAAACTGCGCAAGGACATCACGCACGACAGCCGGGAAAACTTCGTGCACTGCATTTCGAAGAAAAAGACCTCCATGTGCATCCTCTCGAACCCGGACCAGAAGGGCAAGATGCGGCGGATAGATTGCCTGCGCCAGGCGGACAAG GTCTGGCGGCTCGATCTGGTGATGGTGATCCTGTTCAAGGCGATCCCGCTCGAAAGCACCGACGGCGAACGGCTCGAAAAGGCGTGCTTCTGCACCAGCCCGAGTCTGTGCATCAACCCGTACCATATTCAAGTATTAATCAAGGAGCTAGACCTCTACCTGGCCAACTTTATCAAGT GCTTCAG CGATGAGGAGAACCAGAGCGAGAAGTCACACAACAGCTCGCGGAAGTTCTCCAAGACCGGATCCAGCAACAAGGTGTACAGCTACGACTTCATCGCACCGACCGGTGTCTTCACCTCCTCTGAGTTGTGGAGCATCACGCAAG CTAGAAGAGGCGATTTTCTGGGGTTTCTCTTTCGCAGGTTCTTTTCGTTGTAG